The Thermococcus sp. DNA segment TTATTCTCATCTCCATTCACCCCATAGAAATTTTTACACGCCTTCTCAATCTTTTTGATGAGACCCTGAGTGCACGATAGTTTGGCCCTAAAAAGCTTTTTGATTTCCCTTTCGTAGGATTTATAAACCTCTTTTAGGGACTTGGGAATCCATACAAAGGGTATCTGAAGGTTATTTAAATGACGTGTCAGTCTGTTACTCGAACCTCGGGTCGGAACCAGAGGTGGTACCGGGGTTAAAACTACAAGTTTTGGTTTGAAGGATTTAATGACCTCCGAGTCAAACACCTGAATTATGTCCCTCAGCTTGAGTTTTTCAAAAACCCTGCAATACAGCACTTTGCAGTCGGGAATCTTTATTATCAACAAGAGCTTGGACACACTGTTTTTTCCTCCATTAATAATGCAGATTTGAACGGCCGGACTATGAGTTTTGATTATCTGTCTGAACTCTTCCCGTGTTTTTTCGGTCTTGATTGATTTATACTCCTGAATTGTTTTCCATATCTTGTATTTTGAAATTGAAATACCTTCTGACTTTAACACTATATAAATCTTGTTAATTGAATAACCCTGTTCGTTTAGCTGGACGATTCTGTCACGTATCCACACTGGCAGTTTGCGGTGTCTTCGCCCGGGCGTCTTTAACTCCGGGTTCCTGAGAATCTGCTGAATACGCCTGGGTGATACTTCAAAAATTTCCGCAATTTCTCTTATTTTTAACCCCCGTCTTCTTAGTTTTATTATTTTATTAATGTCACTT contains these protein-coding regions:
- a CDS encoding helix-turn-helix domain-containing protein, which gives rise to MDMKLKQSDINKIIKLRRRGLKIREIAEIFEVSPRRIQQILRNPELKTPGRRHRKLPVWIRDRIVQLNEQGYSINKIYIVLKSEGISISKYKIWKTIQEYKSIKTEKTREEFRQIIKTHSPAVQICIINGGKNSVSKLLLIIKIPDCKVLYCRVFEKLKLRDIIQVFDSEVIKSFKPKLVVLTPVPPLVPTRGSSNRLTRHLNNLQIPFVWIPKSLKEVYKSYEREIKKLFRAKLSCTQGLIKKIEKACKNFYGVNGDENNRADKGISKNKEC